Proteins co-encoded in one Epinephelus moara isolate mb chromosome 13, YSFRI_EMoa_1.0, whole genome shotgun sequence genomic window:
- the LOC126400011 gene encoding polysialoglycoprotein-like has translation MGAVWALLFCLLTVWLVKGSCLPVGGTNEGLDALQRRIRDVSPNDISIKKALALLQSMETMLEHNAKEVQLETNEVEAEASVGHLKLVQQTGPKELKTQKDDYDSHMASGSVTPPASYHHNNVTVANGLRSNNVTAASDQESGNVTAASDQESGNVTAASDQESGNVTAASDQESGNVTAASDQESGNVTAASDQESGNVTAANDNGAVDEVTEMGPDHGNSSNVTEASDDGAVNEAAEMGPESGAAVTKMSRVGAKTPKLITNSHGHGEPKLK, from the exons ATGGGAGCTGTGTGGGCATTGCTGTTTTGTCTGCTGACTGTTTGGCTCGTCAAAG GCTCTTGTTTGCCAGTTGGTGGCACAAATGAAGGACTTGATGCGCTGCAGAGGAGAATAAGAG ATGTGTCTCCCAATGATATCTCCATAAAGAAGGCCCTTGCACTTCTCCAGTCAATGGAGACCATGTTGGAGCATAATGCTAAAGAAG TACAACTGGAAACCAATGAAGTGGAAGCTGAGGCATCAGTCGGTCACCTGAAACTTGTACAACAGACTGGACCAAAAGAGCTCAAAACACAGAAAGATGACTACGATTCACACATGGCAAGCGGCAGCGTGACTCCACCGGCCAGCTACCACCACAACAATGTAACTGTAGCCAACGGCTTGAGGAGCAACAACGTGACTGCGGCCAGCGACCAGGAGAGCGGCAACGTGACTGCGGCCAGCGACCAGGAAAGCGGCAACGTGACTGCGGCCAGCGACCAAGAAAGCGGCAACGTGACTGCGGCCAGCGACCAGGAGAGCGGCAACGTGACTGCGGCCAGCGACCAGGAGAGCGGCAACGTGACTGCGGCCAGCGACCAAGAAAGCGGCAACGTGACTGCTGCCAATGACAATGGAGCTGTTGATGAAGTCACAGAGATGGGACctgaccatggcaacagcagcaaCGTGACAGAGGCCAGCGATGATGGAGCTGTTAATGAAGCCGCAGAGATGGGACCTGAAAGTGGCGCAGCTGTGACAAAAATGAGCAGAGTCGGAGCTAAAACTCCAAAACTGATCACGAACTCGCACGGTCATGGAGAGCCCAAGTTAAAGTAG
- the trim65 gene encoding tripartite motif-containing protein 65, which translates to MESQNPNLICAICLERFRIPVTIPCGHTFCQKCITTHWDTKSKSDIGPHCPFCNEEFESRPILKRNVSLSVLTEAANSTGPSCREALMRGGEGARAMLLCDRHKKPLVYYCRQDKMSVCYECGICECMNHDKVLLETERENQELLLERKSKEVGKLTEETQKSINELAENINQAKVTLQQTSNWVNAKFSSLIKILAEKQEATELFIEEQKEGAITEAEARLAELKERSQKLRETQEQIAAVHNLPDTELIKESLVIEVPRFKDIPTDVTSNLQDRLNGVTDVLSRVSKLVSEDLEKAVSTAVGPDKDGSPQDKRPVLAVVPSPAAPCHPGGKEGLSAYRCSLTFDPRTANGHLFLSQENRRAEHLTSGPRPVPAHEARFDHTWQVLCFQGFTHGQHYWELEVSKPWAYLGVTYDTIPRKEKGKRCMVGMNELSWSLQLDEHQLSAWHNGRRETLAGHSQHSRIGMLLDYEAGTLTYYGDGQTRLHAFHCAFSQELFPACWIGEGVSITLCST; encoded by the exons ATGGAGTCTCAGAATCCAAACCTGATCTGCGCCATATGCCTGGAGCGTTTCCGGATCCCTGTAACCATCCCCTGCGGTCACACCTTCTGTCAAAAATGCATCACCACTCACTGGGACACCAAGAGCAAGTCTGACATCGGACCTCATTGCCCATTCTGCAATGAGGAGTTTGAGTCCAGGCCCATTCTCAAGCGTAACGTGTCCCTGTCGGTCTTGACCGAGGCTGCAAACAGCACTGGCCCCTCCTGTAGAGAGGCGCTCATGAGGGGAGGCGAAGGGGCAAGAGCCATGCTGCTGTGTGATCGCCATAAAAAGCCTCTGGTTTATTACTGCAGGCAGGAcaaaatgtctgtgtgttacGAGTGTGGCATCTGTGAATGCATGAACCACGACAAGGTCTTGTTGGAGACAGAAAGGGAGAATCAAGAG ctgctgctggaaagGAAGAGCAAGGAGGTGGGGAAACTCACGGAAGAGACGCAGAAAAGTATAAATGAGTTGGCTGAGAATATCAATCAAGCTAAG GTGACTCTTCAGCAGACTTCCAACTGGGTCAATGCCAAGTTCTCCTCCTTGATAAAGATACTTGCTGAGAAGCAGGAGGCTACAGAGCTCTTTATCGAGGAGCAGAAAGAAGGTGCTATCACTGAGGCGGAGGCACGACTAGCTGAACTCAAGGAGCGCTCCCAGAAACTCAGAGAGACCCAGGAACAGATAGCAGCTGTACATAACCTCCCTGATACAGAGCTCATCAAG GAATCACTGGTCATAGAAGTTCCACGTTTCAAAGATATTCCCACAGATGTAACATCAAACCTTCAAGATCGATTAAACGGCGTCACAGATGTCCTGTCGCGAGTCTCCAAGCTGGTGTCTGAGGACTTGGAGAAAGCTGTGAGCACCGCTGTGGGTCCGGACAAAGACG GTTCCCCTCAGGATAAGAGGCCAGTCCTAGCTGTGGTTCCCAGTCCAGCTGCTCCATGCCACCCTGGTGGGAAGGAAGGCCTCAGTGCTT ACAGATGctctctgacctttgaccctcgcACAGCCAACGGCCACCTGTTTCTGTCCCAGGAGAACCGTAGGGCGGAGCACCTCACCTCTGGGCCACGCCCCGTTCCAGCCCACGAAGCCCGCTTTGATCACACCTGGCAGGTGCTCTGCTTTCAGGGCTTCACCCATGGACAGCACTACTGGGAGCTGGAGGTGTCCAAGCCCTGGGCCTACCTTGGG GTAACCTACGACACCATCCCCAGGAAGGAAAAGGGCAAGAGGTGCATGGTGGGTATGAACGAACTGTCCTGGAGCCTGCAGCTGGACGAGCATCAGCTCAGCGCCTGGCACAACGGCCGACGGGAGACCCTGGCCGGTCACTCCCAGCACAGTCGCATCGGCATGCTGCTAGACTACGAGGCGGGGACGCTCACCTACTACGGAGACGGGCAGACCAGGCTCCATGCCTTCCACTGTGCCTTCAGCCAGGAGCTGTTCCCTGCCTGCTGGATAGGAGAGGGGGTCAGCATCACCCTCTGCTCCACATGA
- the mrpl38 gene encoding 39S ribosomal protein L38, mitochondrial → MALRTVSAAALLTGKDLGVSNARTFVTTAFLCRRVPPLGPMPNEDIDVTKLKSLEKCRSYNRYFRQAQEANNKPVWWKTYRSYVEKADPEHGAERVDIGLPYYRPSREYREKKQLLKDNKKNVELERALRLRTFKIPLDRVQETWEKRAAPFHIKRVADHYGVFRDLFPMAYFLPHVPLRICYGQDNSGQVYYGNRLTPTEAACAPQISFNVEEGSLWTLLLTSPDEHLLDNDAEYIHWLVGNIPGGAVQAGEELCHYLPPFPARGTGFHRYIYVLFKQEGPINFQEDVRPSPCHSLEDRTFKTVDFYRKHQDNITPAGLAFFQCQWDESVTNTFHTTLNMREPVFEFIWPPVYHPPQVKFPQGQPLRYLDRYRDGKEHTYGIY, encoded by the exons ATGGCGCTGCGCACGGTTAGTGCTGCTGCCCTGCTCACTGGGAAAGATTTAGGGGTCAGTAATGCGAGGACGTTTGTCACAACAG CATTCCTCTGCAGACGGGTACCTCCTTTGGGTCCAATGCCAAATGAGGACATTGACGTTACAAAGCTGAAGTCATTGGAGAAGTGTCGCAGCTACAATCGTTACTTTAGACAAGCTCAGGAAGCAAACAACAAACCCGTCTGGTGGAAGACCTACAGGAGCTACGTGGAAAAAGCTGATCCTGAGCATG GTGCAGAGCGAGTGGACATTGGACTGCCATACTATCGACCCAGTCGAGAATATAGGGAGAAGAAGCAGCTGTTGAAAGACAACAAGAAGAATGTTGAGCTGGAGAGGGCTTTACGTCTGCGCACTT TTAAGATCCCTCTGGATCGAGTGCAGGAAACCTGGGAGAAGAGAGCTGCTCCATTTCATATAAAGAGAGTTGCAGACCACTACGGCGTCTTCAGAGATCTCTTCCCCATGGCATACTTTCTACCTCATGTCCCACTCCGTATCTGCTATGGCCAAGACAACAGTGGTCAAGTGTATTATGGGAATCGGTTGACACCAACAGAA GCAGCATGTGCCCCTCAAATCAGCTTCAATGTGGAGGAGGGCTCCCTGTGGACCCTTCTGCTCACTTCTCCAG atgaGCATCTTCTGGATAATGATGCAGAATACATCCACTGGCTAGT AGGGAACATACCAGGTGGAGCAGTGCAGGCCGGAGAGGAGCTGTGTCACTACCTGCCCCCTTTCCCTGCCAGAGGAACAGGCTTCCACCGCTACATTTATGTCCTCTTCAAGCAGGAGGGACCCATCAACTTCCAGGAGGATGTCAGGCCATCGCCATG CCATTCTCTGGAGGATCGTACCTTTAAGACAGTGGATTTCTACAGAAAGCACCAGGACAACATCACCCCTGCAGGCCTGGCCTTCTTCCAGTGCCAGTGGGATGAATCTGTCACCAACACCTTTCACACGACACTCA ACATGAGGGAGCCAGTGTTTGAGTTCATCTGGCCTCCAGTGTACCACCCTCCACAGGTCAAATTCCCTCAGGGACAGCCCCTGCGGTACCTGGATAGATACAGAGATGGAAAGGAGCACACCTATGGAATATATTGA
- the wbp2 gene encoding WW domain-binding protein 2: MALNQNHSESGGVIINNSESVLMNYDNVELVFCDADSLPEAFKKSKKGSIYLTPYRVIFVAKGRDALQSFMMPFYLIKGCEIKQPVLGANYIKGTVNAEPGGGWEGNATFKFVFAAGGAIEFGQYMLQVAAQASRGQPVTPGFGGCPYMANGAYAYPPPPANGMYPAGPPPGYSYPNPPPPGGFYPSPPAFESSAAYIPPPPYSASLGQQPPHDPDLPSSAAAEAKAAEAAASASCATLPPTHVYLPQDKPPPYSPPEDKKNQ, from the exons ATGGCTCTGAACCAGAACCACTCGGAGTCCGGCGGAGTCATCATCAACAACAGTGAAAG TGTGTTGATGAACTATGATAACGTGGAGCTGGTTTTCTGCGATGCGGACAGTCTGCCTGAGGCCTTCAAAAAGAGCAAAAAGGGTAGCATCTACCTAACTCCATACAGG GTGATCTTTGTGGCTAAAGGGCGGGATGCACTGCAATCTTTCATGATGCCCTTCTACCTAATAAAGGGCTGTGAGATCAAACAACCTGTACTGGGAGCCAATTACATCAAGGGTACTGTCAACGCAGAGCCTGGAG GTGGCTGGGAGGGCAATGCTACGTTCAAGTTCGTCTTTGCTGCTGGAGGAGCTATAGAGTTTGGCCAATACATGCTGCAGGTCGCAGCTCAGG CGTCAAGAGGTCAGCCAGTGACTCCTGGGTTTGGTGGATGCCCCTACATGGCCAACGGGGCCTATGCTTACCCTCCTCCCCCTGCTAACGGGATGTACCCTGCTGGACCTCCACCCGGCTACTCCTACCCCAACCCTCCTCCACCAG GTGGATTTTACCCCAGCCCTCCAGCGTTTGAATCCTCTGCGGCCTACATACCTCCACCTCCTTACTCTGCTTCTCTAGGCCAGCAGCCCCCACATGACCCAGACCTCCCCTCATCAGCAGCAG CGGAGGCCAAAGCAGCCGAGGCAGCAGCAAGCGCCAGCTGTGCCACGCTGCCTCCTACACATGTGTACCTGCCACAG GACAAGCCTCCACCCTACTCCCCTCCAGAGGACAAGAAGAACCAGTAG